From one Culex quinquefasciatus strain JHB chromosome 3, VPISU_Cqui_1.0_pri_paternal, whole genome shotgun sequence genomic stretch:
- the LOC119768833 gene encoding C-type lectin 37Db-like, with product MSRASHPVLKVALLLLVLQQSSSCNSRYHISLMRLNWFESIEYCSRLGMRLSVLNTLEKHTEAVREAQATVRDFSGFHNGLWIGGSDLGKKGSFVWLPTGTKVTWTKWKFGEPSGGANERCMNLYNWHEEEFYWMTNDANCELRFYALCQHDYKV from the exons ATGTCCAGAGCATCTCATCCTGTCCTGAAGGTGGCACTTTTACTTCTCGTTCTTCAACAAAGCTCCAGCTGTAACAGTCGTTATCATATATCTCTAATGAGG CTGAACTGGTTCGAATCCATAGAGTACTGTAGCCGGCTTGGCATGAGGCTGTCCGTTCTGAACACGCTCGAAAAGCACACCGAAGCCGTCCGCGAGGCCCAGGCCACCGTGCGAGACTTTTCGGGATTCCACAACGGCCTCTGGATTGGTGGTAGCGATCTCGGCAAGAAGGGATCGTTCGTGTGGCTTCCAACGGGGACGAAGGTTACCTGGACCAAGTGGAAGTTTGGGGAACCGTCCGGAGGTGCAAACGAACGCTGCATGAACCTGTACAATTGGCACGAGGAAGAGTtttactggatgacgaacgatgCCAACTGTGAACTGCGATTTTACGCGCTCTGCCAGCACGATTATAAAGTGTAG
- the LOC6040653 gene encoding C-type lectin 37Da encodes MARSFRTIAKLVLLLLLAAEQGLSCNSRYHISSTTFNWFEAVEYCNRLGMRPAILDTPAKHDEAVREAQLTGKQASGFFGLWLGATDLGRIGTYVWQPTGSRVGWVKWRPGEPTGGPEHCMNLYYWPRQGFQWTVNDAPCDTKLYALCQQDYRDY; translated from the exons ATGGCTCGTTCTTTTAGGACCATAGCGAAGCTCGTTTTACTTCTTCTTCTTGCTGCTGAGCAGGGTCTCAGCTGTAACTCACGCTATCACATATCTTCTACCACG TTCAACTGGTTCGAGGCTGTTGAGTACTGCAACCGTCTGGGGATGCGCCCGGCCATCCTGGATACTCCGGCCAAACACGATGAAGCCGTACGAGAGGCCCAACTGACCGGCAAGCAAGCGTCCGGATTCTTTGGTCTGTGGCTTGGTGCGACGGATCTGGGCCGGATCGGAACGTACGTGTGGCAACCGACGGGATCGCGGGTCGGTTGGGTCAAGTGGCGGCCCGGAGAGCCCACCGGAGGACCGGAACACTGCATGAATCTGTACTACTGGCCCAGGCAGGGCTTCCAGTGGACGGTGAACGATGCCCCGTGTGATACCAAGCTGTACGCGCTGTGCCAGCAGGATTATCGTGATTATTGA
- the LOC6040654 gene encoding uncharacterized protein LOC6040654: MKVDKAVCTTDTYEDLNRAIRFEAVFSTLVENKILAIKRECELKKRNKKSRALRRILFGRRSCKKTVVGKNGEAGKRKSNGGVAVEDGGDGEEEETDRLGAVGGLPVPEYSTVSDGVDEVIVEIGDFSSLVDAIGGVGVEGRDRVEGLGVGRDDDSTSGAVGGMTFGDELPSKSEAIAQSLEDDRKSIRSNDVRFRDRCGTLEPVSVSIEIEPHSDPLSTQYDMEDSGTNVSIELDVSEISEMKRSIASEPVPIIKNVSKYRMTSTRQPALLGTASHRLRVLEAKSISAQNSPVLPRQKSTEARHLTFSTATYQTTTAPSTKSKKDIEDTSFVIDLSRNAEDAALPEAGNLSNSNSNVIPKEKQPQPPDRRSSSKKQQQALVDSSSSSASKSKLNKLNAVKRFSDVLVYDNPPPPTPGLIESFNQLTAPNLPVISMRQSASPVSDMIKLHRLSTAAAATTPTEHPATTIGGGGAESSRKPPRHGFLRQSSCDVELHYRPSGSGGQQKHNTSRSHRDSFSSNRATTTTTTMGMALARDPGDCADDPLMMGELNESDEEKLNKRKYILEYLKRCSDPVIVFPSTSTAGGSGGCTAGTSGGGGGLQHCILSRPPNQPIQFPYDEDFMYDVSLQLDPDRHGELDAIVPEHRRRHKHRHHHHRHCKKKRHKKRKILVHDLDDQSVKVIDPDDLPKRARWTIIATAFLLLIMCLFLVGITLRMAPIIDDMGKSA; encoded by the exons ATGAAGGTCGACAAGGCCGTTTGTACGACGGACACGTACGAGGATTTGAACCGGGCGATCCGGTTCGAGGCGGTTTTTTCGACGCTGGTCGAGAACAAGATCCTGGCGATCAAGCGGGAGTGCGAGCTGAAGAAGCGGAACAAGAAGTCGCGGGCTTTGCGGAGGATTCTGTTTGGGAGGAGGTCGTGCAAGAAGACGGTGGTGGGGAAGAATGGGGAGGCTGGGAAGAGGAAGAGCAATGGCGGGGTGGCGGTGGAGGATGGAGGGGACGGGGAGGAGGAGGAAACGGACAGGTTGGGGGCTGTTGGAGGATTGCCGGTGCCGGAGTACTCGACGGTCAGCGATGGAGTGGATGAGGTTATTGTGGAGATTGGAGACTTTTCGTCGCTGGTCGATGCCATTGGAGGGGTTGGGGTGGAAGGGAGGGATCGGGTTGAGGGGCTTGGAGTTGGGCGGGACGATGACAGTACTAGTGGAGCCGTTGGAGGTATGACCTTCGGCGATGAGTTGCCTTCGAAGAGTGAAGCGATAGCACAATCATTGGAGGATGATCGGAAGTCGATCCGATCGAACGATGTCCGGTTTAGGGACCGGTGCGGCACCCTGGAGCCGGTCAGCGTGTCCATCGAGATAGAGCCACATTCCGATCCGTTGAGCACCCAGTACGACATGGAGGATAGCGGTACCAACGTGTCCATCGAGCTGGACGTCAGCGAGATATCCGAAATGAAACGAAGCATAGCTTCCGAACCGGTTCCGATCATCAAGAACGTTAGCAAGTATCGAATGACATCGACTCGACAGCCGGCACTACTGGGTACCGCTTCCCACAGGTTACGAGTCCTCGAGGCCAAGTCCATCAGTGCCCAGAACAGTCCGGTTCTACCCCGACAAAAGTCAACCGAAGCACGCCATCTTACGTTCAGCACCGCAACCTACCAGACGACGACAGCGCCGTCGACGAAATCGAAGAAAGACATCGAAGACACCTCATTCGTGATCGATCTCAGCCGGAACGCCGAGGACGCCGCCCTCCCGGAAGCCGGCAACCTCAGCAACAGTAACTCCAATGTGATACCGAAGGAGAAGCAGCCGCAACCGCCGGACAGgcggagcagcagcaaaaaGCAACAGCAAGCCCTAGTCGATAGCAGTAGTAGTAGCGCTAGTAAATCCAAGCTCAACAAATTGAACGCCGTCAAGCGGTTCAGCGACGTGCTCGTGTACGACAATCCTCCTCCCCCGACGCCGGGACTCATCGAAAGCTTTAATCAACTGACGGCCCCGAACCTACCTGTGATATCGATGCGCCAGTCCGCGTCGCCGGTTAGTGATATGATCAAGCTGCACCGACTATCcactgccgccgccgccacaaCTCCAACGGAACATCCTGCGACGACAATCGGTGGTGGCGGCGCTGAATCCAGCCGAAAACCGCCGCGCCACGGCTTTCTGCGGCAGTCGAGCTGCGACGTGGAGCTGCACTATCGACCTTCCGGAAGTGGTGGTCAGCAGAAGCACAACACTAGCCGTAGTCATAGGGATAGCTTTAGTAGCAATCgtgcaacgacgacgacgacgactatgGGGATGGCGCTGGCCAGGGATCCTGGAGACTGTGCGGACGATCCGCTGATGATGGGCGAGCTTAACGAGAGCGACGAGGAGAAGCTCAACAAGCGGAAATATA TTCTAGAATATCTGAAGCGCTGTTCGGATCCGGTAATTGTATTTCCCTCTACTAGCACGGCGGGAGGATCCGGAGGCTGCACTGCCGGAACcagtggtggcggcggcggcttgCAGCACTGTATCCTGAGCCGGCCGCCCAACCAACCGAT CCAATTCCCGTACGACGAGGACTTCATGTACGACGTCTCGCTGCAGCTTGATCCGGACCGGCACGGGGAGCTTGATGCAATAGTGCCTGAACATAGGAGAAGACATAAGCATAG ACATCACCACCATCGACACTGCAAGAAGAAAAGACACAAGAAGCGGAAAATCCTGGTTCACGATCTTGATGATCAAAGTGTGAAG GTGATAGACCCCGACGATCTTCCGAAGCGCGCCCGCTGGACGATCATCGCGACCGCTTTCCTACTGCTGATAATGTGCCTCTTCCTCGTGGGAATCACCCTGCGGATGGCTCCCATCATCGACGATATGG GTAAGTCAGCGTGA